From Malaya genurostris strain Urasoe2022 chromosome 2, Malgen_1.1, whole genome shotgun sequence:
caatctccgtcaccggtaccgtcaacattaattacatgcattcttatggagccattcacacgtaacgtcaccgtcacggaacgtcttgacggacggagcgtgtgaacgataaagaaagtattaaactaattttgacggaagctgacgtttcggcgacggaaggagacggatcgtctgaatcgtacattatgtcaaataaatagcacacgccAAAAAAATCCGTGCAGGTTGTAGCCGTAATCTGCCACATGCGCATTATCttatgaattcattatgactgaagttttcttaataataaataaaaaaattagtcattgtaacggtcaatttaaaaaatatttttttctggcttgtggtctcgaaggggttgaatcgatggaaatgacagtttcgctatctttgcggcattttatcgcatcgcaatcttttctagccgacagtgaaaatcactataagTACTTTGCTTTCAATCACTCTCCCTGGGTAGTTTTAACACAAATACTCTCGAATAACGATCAACGTGTGCCTCTTCAGATGGTTGCGAACTTGGCTATAGATCCGTGTTATAATTATAGCATCAACAGACCAAAAATGAGCATACCTTATCCTACGATTGCAACTCAATATCATGTATAAAGCGTAAAAAGTGCATTAAAATGCTCTCGAAACACAAACAGGATACGGATCAGCTGGGCAACATTGGGATTTACAGCAGTGAATAATTATGTATAATGCAAAACTTACTACAATATAGCAGTTCCGGAAGTGACGATGATGAAAATGTATCATCCTGTGCAAAACTACCATCATCGGAGAATTTGTTGCGGTCAAAATTGGATACGATGCCGGCTGCAGAGCAAGACTCAAACGAACACCAAGGACGAATCCGGTCATTCCCTCACGAAAGAGGCATTTGGGCTAGCTATGTGTTTATTGATTGTGAGTGGATTAATACCAAAATTCCTATTAGGAATTGCTTTAGGTTAATCAGAGCTTTTCTGCGTATTTCAGATAGCAGCGTCGATCCAATCCGCGAGTTCCAGCAGTTGATCATCGATAAATGCTTGCAAAAAATTCAGTTGGAACTTCTGCCAGTGGATAAACTGCATTTGAGTCTCACCAAGACGTTTATTCTGAGGCACCATAATATATCCGCTTTTATAGAAAATGTACGATCTGTGTTGAAAGGATGTAAACGGTAAGTTTTGATAATTCCTAATGATACAAACCTaacatatatattttatttcaagGTTCACCATTCTACTATCCGAATTAGCTATCTATGTCAATGAGGAACACACTCGAACCTTTTTGGCGCTTAAGATTCATGACAACAGCACGGGATATTTGAATCAATTGGTGGAAAAATT
This genomic window contains:
- the LOC131428675 gene encoding U6 snRNA phosphodiesterase 1 → MQNLLQYSSSGSDDDENVSSCAKLPSSENLLRSKLDTMPAAEQDSNEHQGRIRSFPHERGIWASYVFIDYSSVDPIREFQQLIIDKCLQKIQLELLPVDKLHLSLTKTFILRHHNISAFIENVRSVLKGCKRFTILLSELAIYVNEEHTRTFLALKIHDNSTGYLNQLVEKLDGCMRLYKLPEFYKDRSFHVSILWTLGDQRQLLEEVLDEFQQTFALFYEDEYCDMNANVRQIHFKCGNKYNSFELLYI